A DNA window from Staphylococcus warneri contains the following coding sequences:
- a CDS encoding VOC family protein — MTIVGHHHISMYTKDAVKNKAFYTELLGLRLVEKTVNQDNTKMYHLFYGDNAGHPGTLLTFFEIENVGKHRPGTDSIHRLTLLVPSETALDYFKQRLDQNNVEWTSLTYVGQSAVLLKDPDELEIILLVNDHYQTPKQWSANDDTDIPKDVQILGMGPVELRSRKPEALTEFLEYILGYHQRNDLEVDDNTTIMTLDEQGLYTDFVIVNQQGHRVRPGQGYVHHVAVNLPTDTDLNDIYEKIARQPNPNSGIIDRYFFKSLYYRHNQILFEFATAEPGFTVDTPVDKLGQQLNLPDFLEGKRDEIESQLREI, encoded by the coding sequence ATGACAATAGTAGGGCACCATCATATTTCGATGTACACCAAAGATGCGGTCAAAAATAAGGCGTTTTATACTGAGTTACTTGGATTAAGATTAGTAGAGAAAACAGTTAATCAAGATAATACAAAAATGTATCATTTATTTTATGGTGATAATGCAGGTCATCCTGGTACATTATTGACATTTTTTGAAATTGAAAATGTTGGTAAACATAGACCTGGAACAGATTCGATTCATCGGTTAACATTACTCGTACCATCAGAAACGGCATTGGACTATTTTAAACAACGATTAGACCAAAACAATGTGGAATGGACGTCACTCACCTATGTAGGTCAGTCTGCGGTGTTGCTAAAAGATCCGGATGAACTTGAAATCATTTTATTAGTCAACGATCATTATCAAACGCCAAAACAATGGTCAGCCAATGATGATACAGACATACCTAAAGATGTTCAAATACTGGGAATGGGACCAGTTGAATTACGTAGTAGAAAGCCAGAAGCATTAACTGAATTTCTTGAATATATCTTAGGTTATCATCAACGTAATGATTTAGAAGTAGACGATAACACAACCATCATGACATTGGACGAACAAGGGTTATATACAGACTTCGTCATTGTTAATCAACAAGGTCATCGTGTTCGACCAGGGCAAGGCTATGTACATCATGTAGCAGTCAATCTACCTACAGATACAGACTTAAATGACATTTATGAGAAAATAGCACGACAACCCAACCCTAACTCCGGCATTATCGATCGATACTTCTTCAAATCATTATACTATCGACATAACCAAATCCTATTTGAATTTGCGACAGCAGAGCCAGGGTTTACCGTTGATACACCCGTCGATAAACTAGGTCAACAACTCAACCTCCCCGATTTCCTAGAGGGCAAAAGAGACGAGATTGAAAGCCAATTGAGAGAAATATAA
- a CDS encoding DNA/RNA helicase domain-containing protein, with amino-acid sequence MSSMRKPIIKNISYSNEELVNSLGEWQQSDDSKFLLRYPTVYIINDKNKSDHFNLYVGETTDIKNRTIQHLKNDVKLKDYWKSFYSSDTSSMYVIGHPFFNKSLTLDIENKFMQYLSSVDAVTSIFNSRTNQQNEYYTSEKLDEIFTNIWQQLHKENSKLFPIESVIKDSAIFKASPFHKLTNEQQSVKDEILNKIEHAILSESEENQLILVEGEAGSGKTVLMSTLFFELKQMMDLDEMKNLDIHLLVNHDQQLKVYKQIANKLGLEGKNQNIINKPTSFILNRDVEDKADVVIIDEAHLLLTQGKMSYRGEGHLKDIQKRAKVVVAVFDKKQILSKQQIWEFDTLDKLIQYSKDQNNHLLLKNQLRINSSIETMNWLRHLIDDHKIDPIPHDSKGYDIKIFDTPAELEKAILRKSKNIESGLSRMLATFDWEFKNGKSPNDGLFWEVKIGQWSRPWNLQLKCPRGEKNLAWPEQSQTINEIGSTFTIQGFDLNYAGVIIGPSVKFRNGKIIYDKSESKNIQVTQNRKLSDDTMKNFGEELLRNELHVLLTRGVNGLYIYAVDDELRNALKEASKG; translated from the coding sequence ATGAGTAGCATGAGGAAGCCGATTATAAAAAATATTAGTTATTCTAATGAAGAGCTAGTTAATTCATTAGGCGAGTGGCAACAGAGTGATGATTCCAAATTTTTACTCAGATATCCCACTGTCTATATTATAAATGATAAAAATAAGTCTGATCACTTTAATTTGTATGTTGGTGAAACAACGGATATCAAAAATAGAACTATTCAACATTTGAAAAATGATGTGAAGCTTAAAGACTATTGGAAATCATTTTACAGTTCTGATACGTCTTCAATGTATGTCATCGGACATCCGTTCTTTAATAAGTCTTTAACTTTAGATATAGAGAACAAGTTTATGCAGTATTTGTCTAGTGTAGATGCTGTGACTTCAATATTTAATAGTAGAACAAATCAGCAAAATGAATATTATACTTCTGAAAAATTAGATGAAATATTCACAAATATTTGGCAACAATTACATAAAGAGAATAGCAAACTTTTTCCTATTGAAAGTGTAATTAAAGACTCAGCGATTTTTAAAGCATCTCCATTTCATAAATTAACGAATGAGCAACAATCAGTTAAAGATGAAATTTTAAATAAAATAGAACATGCTATTTTAAGTGAAAGTGAAGAAAATCAATTGATTTTAGTAGAAGGAGAAGCTGGTTCTGGTAAAACTGTATTAATGAGCACATTGTTTTTTGAGCTAAAACAAATGATGGATTTAGATGAGATGAAGAATTTAGATATTCATCTATTGGTTAACCACGATCAACAATTAAAGGTATATAAGCAAATTGCTAATAAACTTGGTTTAGAAGGAAAAAATCAGAATATAATCAATAAACCCACTAGTTTTATTTTGAATAGAGATGTTGAAGATAAAGCGGATGTTGTTATTATTGATGAAGCACATTTACTGCTTACGCAAGGTAAAATGTCTTATCGAGGAGAAGGACATCTAAAAGATATTCAAAAAAGAGCTAAAGTCGTTGTTGCAGTCTTTGATAAAAAACAGATATTAAGTAAACAACAAATATGGGAATTTGATACACTAGATAAATTAATACAGTATTCTAAAGATCAAAATAATCATTTACTACTTAAGAACCAACTAAGAATCAATAGTAGCATTGAAACAATGAATTGGTTAAGACATTTAATAGATGATCATAAAATTGACCCAATCCCCCATGATAGCAAAGGATACGATATTAAAATTTTTGATACACCAGCAGAATTAGAAAAAGCGATTTTAAGAAAATCTAAAAATATTGAATCAGGTTTGTCTAGAATGCTTGCGACATTTGATTGGGAATTTAAAAATGGAAAATCACCGAATGATGGATTATTTTGGGAAGTTAAAATAGGACAATGGTCTAGACCATGGAACTTACAATTAAAATGTCCTAGAGGTGAGAAAAATTTAGCATGGCCAGAACAGAGTCAAACGATTAATGAAATAGGATCAACATTTACAATTCAAGGATTTGATTTAAATTATGCTGGTGTAATTATTGGACCATCAGTGAAGTTTCGAAATGGTAAGATTATTTATGATAAAAGTGAAAGTAAAAATATACAGGTAACACAAAACCGAAAACTTTCTGATGATACTATGAAAAATTTTGGCGAAGAATTATTAAGAAATGAATTGCACGTTCTGCTTACTAGAGGAGTCAATGGTTTATATATTTATGCGGTTGATGATGAACTAAGAAATGCACTTAAAGAAGCTTCGAAAGGATGA
- a CDS encoding nucleotide pyrophosphohydrolase — MRTENSVMEKINQFRDERNWRQFHNEKDLALSITLEASELLELFQWKSSEDVVESKRERLAEELADILIYSYMFADNLDFDINEIIEQKLVKNAEKYPVDKSKDNNSKYNEL; from the coding sequence ATGAGAACTGAAAACAGTGTTATGGAAAAAATTAATCAATTTAGAGATGAACGTAATTGGAGACAATTTCATAATGAAAAGGACTTGGCGTTGTCTATAACACTAGAAGCTTCGGAGTTACTAGAATTATTTCAATGGAAATCATCAGAAGATGTTGTCGAAAGTAAAAGAGAACGATTAGCAGAAGAATTGGCTGATATTTTAATATATAGTTATATGTTTGCCGATAATCTAGATTTCGATATCAATGAAATTATAGAGCAAAAACTTGTTAAAAACGCAGAAAAGTATCCTGTAGATAAAAGTAAAGATAATAATTCAAAATACAATGAATTATAA